One region of Synechococcus elongatus PCC 11801 genomic DNA includes:
- the alr gene encoding alanine racemase has product MTVKPIDPQHTHRWPTRRLEQLSYQRAWVEIDQGAIAANTRQVRQLLAPNCELMAVVKADAYGHGAVAIASTVLGAGATALGVATIPEGVRLREAGITAPILLLGSIHSPDEVQAIAQWQIQPSLSTPKQALICAEVLERLGQSLPVHLKLDTGMARLGAPWQTALEFLQLVHSLPALQPASLYSHFATADSPDLAPLQQQHAAFRQAIAQIRAAGLPVPKLHIANSAAALLDRSLHYDQVRVGLALYGLYPAPHLSDRLSLYPALSVKARVTHVTTLPAGQGVSYGHRYVTQRETPIAVVGIGYADGVPRTLSNQINVLYRGQRLPQIGAITMDQMMIDISAMPQLAPGDVVTLLGRSGSEQITAEDWAERANTISWEILCGFKDRLPRFAVATDWPSNQVSVRS; this is encoded by the coding sequence GTGACTGTGAAACCCATTGATCCCCAACATACTCACCGTTGGCCAACGCGACGGTTAGAACAACTTTCCTATCAGCGTGCTTGGGTCGAAATCGATCAGGGAGCGATCGCTGCTAACACCCGTCAGGTCCGCCAGCTCCTCGCACCCAACTGTGAATTGATGGCAGTTGTGAAAGCAGATGCCTATGGTCATGGCGCAGTTGCGATCGCCAGTACGGTTTTAGGCGCCGGAGCCACAGCGCTTGGTGTTGCCACCATCCCCGAAGGCGTGCGACTACGAGAAGCCGGGATCACCGCGCCGATCCTGCTGCTGGGGTCAATCCATAGCCCTGATGAGGTGCAGGCGATCGCCCAGTGGCAGATTCAACCCAGTCTCAGCACTCCCAAACAGGCTTTGATCTGCGCTGAAGTGTTGGAACGTTTGGGCCAGTCATTGCCTGTTCACCTCAAGTTGGACACGGGCATGGCTCGGTTGGGAGCGCCTTGGCAAACCGCACTGGAGTTTTTACAGCTCGTTCACAGCCTACCGGCTCTTCAGCCGGCTAGTTTGTACTCGCATTTTGCGACAGCAGATAGTCCAGACCTAGCGCCATTGCAGCAACAACATGCTGCTTTTAGGCAGGCGATCGCCCAAATCCGAGCCGCAGGATTGCCAGTTCCTAAGCTTCACATTGCCAACTCTGCGGCAGCCCTGCTCGATCGCAGTCTCCACTATGACCAAGTCCGTGTCGGGCTAGCGCTGTATGGTCTTTACCCGGCCCCGCACCTCAGCGATCGCCTGTCGTTGTATCCTGCGCTATCGGTGAAAGCACGGGTGACGCACGTCACGACCCTGCCCGCAGGCCAAGGCGTTAGCTACGGCCATCGCTACGTCACCCAGCGCGAAACTCCCATCGCAGTCGTCGGGATCGGTTATGCCGATGGCGTACCCCGTACCCTCTCCAATCAGATAAACGTGCTCTACCGCGGGCAGCGACTACCGCAAATTGGGGCGATCACCATGGATCAGATGATGATCGACATTTCGGCCATGCCCCAATTGGCACCGGGAGATGTTGTCACCCTGCTGGGGCGATCGGGATCAGAACAGATCACCGCCGAGGATTGGGCCGAGCGCGCCAACACGATTAGCTGGGAAATTCTCTGTGGCTTTAAAGATCGACTGCCGCGCTTTGCGGTCGCTACAGATTGGCCATCCAATCAAGTCAGTGTCAGGTCTTAA